The following are from one region of the Pectobacterium actinidiae genome:
- a CDS encoding cobalamin-independent methionine synthase II family protein translates to MANTLSPFRADTVGSFLRPAAIKEARLQHQAGEIDDVALRNIEDREILRVVEKQREAGLQVVTDGELRRAWWHFDFFADLHGVERYEADHGIQFNGIQTKSHAIRVVDKVRFNPQHPMLDHFRYLNSISGDAVAKMTIPSPSVMHFRGGRKAIDATVYPDLADYFDDLAQTWHDAIHAFYDAGCRFLQLDDTVWAYLCSDDQKRQIRERGEDPAQLARTYADVLNKALADKPADLVIGLHVCRGNFRSTWISEGGYEPVAEILFGEVNVDAFFLEYDTERAGGFEPLRFVKPGHQQVVLGLITTKNGELEEAEVVQARIAEAAKYVDLSQICLSPQCGFASTEEGNSLTEEQQWNKLKLVVDIANRVW, encoded by the coding sequence CGTTGGCAGTTTCTTACGTCCGGCAGCGATTAAGGAAGCACGTCTTCAGCATCAGGCGGGTGAGATTGATGATGTTGCACTGCGTAACATTGAAGATCGTGAGATTCTGCGGGTGGTAGAAAAGCAACGTGAAGCGGGCTTGCAGGTTGTGACAGATGGTGAACTGCGCCGTGCCTGGTGGCACTTTGATTTCTTTGCTGATTTGCACGGCGTGGAGCGCTACGAAGCCGACCACGGTATTCAATTCAATGGTATCCAGACCAAATCCCATGCGATTCGCGTCGTGGATAAAGTCAGGTTTAATCCTCAGCATCCGATGCTCGATCATTTCCGCTACCTGAACAGCATTTCTGGTGATGCGGTCGCGAAAATGACGATTCCGAGCCCTAGCGTGATGCATTTCCGTGGCGGACGAAAAGCGATTGATGCAACGGTTTACCCCGATCTGGCTGACTACTTCGACGATCTAGCGCAAACCTGGCACGATGCGATTCACGCATTTTATGATGCAGGCTGCCGCTTCCTGCAACTGGATGACACCGTGTGGGCTTACCTGTGCTCTGACGATCAAAAACGCCAGATTCGTGAACGTGGTGAAGATCCGGCACAGCTGGCACGGACCTATGCTGACGTGCTGAATAAAGCGCTGGCTGATAAGCCTGCGGATCTGGTTATCGGTTTACACGTCTGTCGCGGTAATTTCCGCTCAACCTGGATTTCTGAAGGCGGGTACGAACCTGTGGCAGAAATTCTGTTTGGCGAAGTGAATGTTGATGCGTTCTTCCTGGAATATGATACCGAGAGAGCGGGTGGGTTTGAGCCGTTACGTTTTGTTAAGCCAGGCCATCAGCAGGTGGTGCTGGGACTGATCACTACAAAGAACGGTGAATTGGAAGAGGCCGAAGTTGTGCAGGCGCGTATTGCGGAAGCGGCAAAATATGTCGATCTCAGCCAGATTTGCCTGAGCCCGCAGTGTGGTTTTGCCTCAACGGAAGAGGGCAATAGCCTGACGGAAGAGCAGCAGTGGAATAAGCTGAAGCTTGTCGTAGATATCGCCAATCGCGTGTGGTGA
- the brnQ gene encoding branched-chain amino acid transport system II carrier protein: protein MSHRLTSKDIVALGFMTFALFVGAGNIIFPPMVGLQAGEHVWTAAIGFLLTAVGLPVLTVIALARVGGGVDALSSPIGKKAGVVLATVCYLAVGPLFATPRTATVSFEVGLAPLVGNGASPLLIYSLIYFAIVIAISLYPGKLLDTVGHVLAPLKIIALAVLGIAAVLWPAGSPIPSTETYEQLPFSNGFVNGYLTMDTLGAMVFGIVIVNAARSRGVTSSVLLTRYTVWAGLIAGIGLTLVYLSLFQLGSVSGELVPQAQNGAEILHAYVQHTFGNMGSSFLALLIFIACLVTAVGLTCACAEFFAQYLPLSYRTLVFVLGTFSMVVSNLGLSHLIQLSIPVLTAIYPPCIILVLLSFTLRWWNSASRIVAPVMLVSLLFGMIDGIKSSAFKSLLPEWSLNLPLSEQGLAWLPPSLLILLVAVIYDRLCGRQEVTVHQ, encoded by the coding sequence ATGAGTCATCGTTTAACTTCCAAAGATATCGTGGCATTAGGCTTTATGACCTTTGCTTTATTCGTTGGGGCAGGAAATATTATTTTTCCGCCTATGGTGGGATTGCAGGCGGGAGAGCACGTTTGGACCGCAGCGATTGGCTTTCTGCTGACGGCGGTGGGTCTACCGGTGTTGACCGTGATCGCACTTGCCCGGGTTGGCGGTGGTGTTGATGCGCTGAGCTCGCCGATTGGTAAAAAGGCTGGTGTGGTTCTGGCGACTGTGTGCTATCTGGCTGTTGGGCCACTGTTTGCAACACCGCGCACGGCAACGGTGTCGTTTGAAGTCGGTCTGGCTCCTTTGGTCGGCAACGGCGCCTCTCCGCTGCTGATTTATAGCCTGATTTATTTTGCTATTGTGATCGCGATTTCCCTGTATCCGGGCAAATTGCTGGATACGGTCGGCCACGTGCTGGCACCGTTAAAAATTATTGCTCTGGCGGTACTGGGGATTGCGGCGGTGCTGTGGCCTGCCGGTTCACCTATCCCCTCGACAGAAACGTATGAGCAACTGCCGTTCTCTAATGGTTTCGTCAACGGTTATCTGACGATGGATACGCTGGGTGCAATGGTCTTTGGTATCGTGATCGTTAATGCGGCGCGCTCGCGTGGGGTGACCAGCTCTGTACTGCTGACGCGTTATACCGTATGGGCTGGGTTAATTGCGGGCATCGGTCTTACACTGGTTTATCTGAGCCTGTTCCAGCTCGGTTCTGTCAGTGGTGAACTGGTGCCGCAGGCGCAGAATGGGGCAGAGATTCTCCATGCCTATGTGCAACACACGTTCGGCAACATGGGAAGCAGTTTCCTGGCGTTGTTAATCTTCATCGCGTGTCTGGTGACGGCGGTGGGGCTAACCTGTGCCTGTGCTGAATTCTTTGCGCAATACCTGCCGTTGTCTTACCGCACGCTGGTGTTTGTGCTGGGAACGTTCTCGATGGTGGTGTCTAATCTGGGCCTGAGCCATCTGATTCAACTTTCTATTCCCGTACTGACGGCGATTTATCCACCGTGTATCATTCTGGTTTTATTGAGCTTTACGCTGCGCTGGTGGAATAGCGCTTCACGTATTGTGGCTCCCGTCATGTTAGTCAGCCTGTTATTTGGCATGATTGATGGTATAAAATCGTCGGCCTTCAAATCACTGTTGCCAGAGTGGAGCCTCAACTTGCCGCTGAGCGAGCAAGGGTTGGCCTGGCTGCCACCGTCGTTGCTGATTTTACTGGTAGCGGTGATTTACGACAGACTTTGTGGTCGTCAGGAAGTGACGGTACATCAATAA
- a CDS encoding peroxiredoxin C has translation MVLVTRQAPDFTAAAVLGSGEIVENFNLKKHINGKAAVIFFWPMDFTFVCPSELIAFDHRYAEFKKRGVEVVGVSFDSEFVHNAWRKTPVDKGGIGEVQYAMVADIKREIQKAYGIEHPEAGVALRGSFLIDKNGVVRHQVVNDLPLGRNIDEMLRTVDALQFHEEHGEVCPAQWEKGKSGMGASPDGVAKYLSENADKL, from the coding sequence ATGGTCCTGGTAACTCGTCAAGCCCCAGACTTCACCGCAGCTGCCGTTTTAGGCAGTGGCGAAATCGTCGAAAATTTCAACCTGAAGAAGCACATCAACGGTAAAGCTGCCGTGATCTTCTTCTGGCCGATGGACTTCACCTTCGTTTGTCCGTCAGAGCTGATTGCTTTCGATCACCGCTATGCCGAGTTCAAGAAACGCGGTGTAGAAGTGGTTGGCGTTTCCTTCGACTCCGAGTTTGTTCACAATGCATGGCGTAAAACCCCTGTGGACAAAGGCGGCATCGGCGAAGTGCAATACGCGATGGTTGCTGACATTAAACGTGAAATCCAGAAGGCCTACGGCATTGAGCACCCAGAAGCCGGTGTTGCACTGCGTGGTTCTTTCCTGATCGACAAAAACGGCGTGGTTCGTCACCAGGTGGTGAACGATCTGCCGCTGGGTCGTAACATCGATGAAATGCTGCGCACCGTTGACGCCCTGCAATTCCACGAAGAGCACGGCGAAGTGTGCCCAGCACAGTGGGAAAAAGGAAAATCCGGTATGGGCGCATCACCAGACGGTGTAGCGAAATACCTGTCTGAGAACGCAGACAAGCTGTAA
- a CDS encoding ACP phosphodiesterase, producing the protein MNFLAHLHLATLADSSLLGNLMADFVRGNPQDSYADEIVAGIRLHRRVDSLTDSLPEVKQARQYFSDEFRRVSPITLDVLWDHYLARHWLQLVPDTPLQAFIDNAQSQIEPHLAQTPERFQNLNRYLWPERWMTRYAELPFIADVLHRMSVRRPKLAALSGSFQDIEQHYHQFETLFWQFYPRMMQLAKTQQL; encoded by the coding sequence ATGAATTTTCTTGCTCACCTCCATCTGGCCACGCTGGCCGACAGCTCTCTATTAGGTAATCTGATGGCGGATTTCGTGCGCGGCAATCCACAGGATAGCTACGCTGACGAGATCGTCGCGGGTATTCGTCTGCACCGTCGTGTTGATTCACTGACCGACAGCCTGCCAGAAGTCAAACAGGCACGACAGTATTTCAGCGATGAATTCCGCCGCGTGTCGCCAATTACCTTGGATGTTCTGTGGGATCACTATCTTGCACGTCACTGGCTCCAGTTGGTGCCGGATACCCCCTTGCAAGCCTTTATCGACAATGCACAATCACAAATCGAGCCACATCTGGCGCAAACGCCTGAACGCTTTCAGAACCTCAATCGCTATCTGTGGCCTGAACGCTGGATGACGCGCTATGCGGAGCTGCCGTTTATCGCCGATGTGCTGCACAGAATGTCGGTACGCCGCCCGAAACTGGCCGCGCTGTCCGGCTCTTTTCAGGATATCGAGCAGCACTATCACCAATTTGAAACACTCTTCTGGCAGTTTTATCCACGGATGATGCAATTAGCGAAAACGCAGCAGTTGTAA
- a CDS encoding mechanosensitive ion channel family protein, with protein MQQNLALWLREAGIEHASIIALLIVLGLILLISAVIHLIFHQVVLKRMVLRSLNKPGKTEGRGWKQALTQHNLFNRLAFLLQGVILNIQVFVWLPSQSETREALIICSQVWIMVFALLSLFSLLDVLLNVSARTKVATQLPLRGIFQSLKLIATIVISIMVVSLLIGKSPLILISGLGAMAAVLMLVFKDPIMGLVAGIQLSANDMLTLGDWLEMPKYGADGAVIDIGLTTVKVKNWDNTVTTIPTYALVSDSFKNWRSMSESGGRRIKRSINVDTTSVHFMTEDEQARLLRSKLLSPYIQNKKSELDQHNAQSDSDLTSPLNGRRLTNLGTFRAYLQVYLRTHPGIHKGMTLMVRQLAPTSEGLPLEIYAFTNTTAWVNYESIQSDIFDHIFAILPEFDLRVHQTPTGHDMRVMAQQMTAPKA; from the coding sequence ATGCAACAAAATCTCGCGCTGTGGCTCAGAGAAGCTGGGATAGAACACGCTAGCATCATTGCGTTACTGATTGTTCTTGGGCTGATATTGCTCATTTCTGCCGTCATCCACCTGATTTTTCATCAGGTTGTGCTGAAAAGAATGGTGCTGCGCTCACTCAATAAGCCAGGAAAAACCGAGGGGCGCGGATGGAAACAGGCGCTGACGCAACACAACTTGTTTAACCGGCTGGCGTTCTTGCTACAAGGGGTGATCCTGAATATTCAGGTCTTTGTGTGGCTTCCTTCGCAGAGTGAAACCCGCGAAGCGCTCATCATCTGTTCCCAAGTGTGGATCATGGTTTTTGCGCTGCTGTCCCTGTTCTCGCTCCTCGATGTTCTGCTCAACGTTTCCGCCCGAACCAAAGTCGCCACCCAATTGCCGCTACGCGGTATCTTCCAAAGTCTGAAACTGATCGCCACCATTGTTATCAGCATTATGGTGGTGTCGCTACTCATCGGGAAATCGCCACTGATTCTGATTAGTGGGTTAGGCGCAATGGCTGCCGTCCTGATGTTGGTGTTCAAAGATCCGATTATGGGGCTGGTCGCGGGCATCCAACTCTCCGCCAACGACATGTTAACGCTGGGAGACTGGCTCGAAATGCCGAAATACGGCGCTGATGGTGCGGTTATCGACATCGGGCTGACGACAGTGAAGGTGAAAAACTGGGACAATACCGTCACCACCATTCCAACTTATGCGTTGGTGTCCGACTCCTTCAAGAACTGGCGATCAATGTCGGAATCAGGGGGGCGGCGCATCAAGCGTAGTATCAATGTTGATACCACCAGTGTGCATTTCATGACGGAAGACGAGCAGGCGCGATTGCTGCGCAGCAAGCTGCTATCGCCTTATATTCAGAATAAGAAGAGCGAACTGGATCAGCACAATGCACAGTCCGATTCCGACCTGACATCACCGCTAAACGGCCGTCGTCTGACAAATTTGGGGACGTTCCGCGCCTACCTTCAAGTATATCTTCGTACCCATCCGGGCATTCATAAAGGGATGACGCTGATGGTGCGACAGCTTGCGCCAACGTCAGAAGGGTTACCGCTGGAAATTTATGCGTTTACCAACACCACTGCCTGGGTCAATTACGAAAGTATTCAGTCTGACATTTTCGACCATATCTTTGCGATCTTACCGGAGTTCGATCTCCGCGTTCATCAAACGCCAACCGGTCACGATATGCGGGTCATGGCCCAGCAAATGACAGCTCCGAAAGCGTAA
- the tgt gene encoding tRNA guanosine(34) transglycosylase Tgt, protein MKYELQTTDGRARRGRLIFERGVVETPAFMPVGTYGTVKGMTPEEVKDTGAQILLGNTFHLWLRPGQEIMKLHGDLHDFMQWHGPILTDSGGFQVFSLGDIRKITEQGVHFRNPINGDSIFLSPEKSMEIQHDLGSDIVMIFDECTPYPADWDYAKRSMEMSLRWAKRSRQRFDELENKNALFGIIQGSVYEDLRDVSVKGLVDIGFDGYAVGGLAVGEPKEDMHRILEHVCPQIPEDKPRYLMGVGKPEDLVEGVRRGVDMFDCVMPTRNARNGHLFVTDGVVKIRNAKHKDDVSSLDEHCDCYTCRNYSRAYLHHLDRCNEILGARLNTIHNLRYYQRLMAGLRQAIEEGKLEHFVVDFYQRIGKPVPPLAEKNVAASS, encoded by the coding sequence GTGAAGTACGAATTACAAACAACGGACGGCCGTGCGCGACGCGGCAGATTGATTTTTGAACGTGGCGTGGTGGAAACCCCGGCTTTTATGCCTGTGGGAACGTACGGCACGGTGAAAGGCATGACGCCGGAAGAAGTGAAAGACACTGGCGCACAGATTCTGCTCGGCAATACCTTCCATCTGTGGCTGCGCCCCGGTCAGGAAATCATGAAGCTGCATGGCGATCTGCACGACTTCATGCAGTGGCACGGCCCGATTCTGACGGACTCCGGCGGTTTTCAGGTGTTCAGCCTCGGCGATATTCGCAAGATTACCGAACAGGGCGTGCATTTCCGTAACCCGATCAACGGGGACTCGATTTTCCTGAGCCCGGAAAAATCGATGGAAATCCAGCACGATCTCGGTTCCGACATCGTGATGATCTTTGATGAGTGTACGCCGTACCCTGCCGACTGGGATTACGCCAAGCGCTCGATGGAGATGTCACTACGCTGGGCGAAACGCAGCCGTCAGCGTTTTGATGAGCTGGAGAATAAAAATGCGTTGTTCGGTATTATTCAGGGAAGTGTTTACGAAGATTTACGTGATGTATCCGTAAAAGGGCTGGTAGACATTGGCTTTGATGGGTACGCTGTGGGCGGTTTGGCTGTCGGTGAGCCAAAAGAAGATATGCACCGTATTCTGGAACACGTTTGCCCGCAGATTCCAGAAGATAAACCGCGCTATTTGATGGGCGTTGGCAAACCGGAAGACTTGGTTGAAGGTGTCCGCCGCGGTGTCGATATGTTTGACTGCGTGATGCCAACGCGCAACGCACGTAACGGGCATCTCTTCGTGACTGATGGCGTAGTGAAAATCCGTAATGCGAAGCATAAGGACGACGTCAGCTCGCTGGATGAACACTGTGATTGCTACACGTGTCGCAATTATAGCCGCGCCTACTTGCATCATCTTGACCGTTGCAACGAAATACTCGGAGCACGACTCAATACCATTCATAACTTGCGTTATTATCAGCGTTTAATGGCAGGTTTACGTCAGGCCATTGAAGAGGGTAAATTAGAGCACTTTGTGGTGGATTTTTACCAACGCATAGGCAAACCGGTTCCGCCGCTTGCTGAAAAAAACGTTGCGGCAAGCAGCTGA
- the queA gene encoding tRNA preQ1(34) S-adenosylmethionine ribosyltransferase-isomerase QueA yields the protein MRVADFSFELPESLIAHYPQAERSGCRLLSLDGATGNLTHGVFTDLLDKLNPGDLLVFNNTRVIPARLFGRKASGGKLEVLVERVLDEHRVLAHVRASKAPKPGTELLLGDDESVKATMAARHDALFELHFDDSRDVLSILNDIGHMPLPPYIDRPDEDADRELYQTVYSQRPGAVAAPTAGLHFDEPMLAALREKGIDMAFVTLHVGAGTFQPVRVDTIEDHIMHAEYAEVPQDVVDAVLACKARGNRVIAVGTTSVRSLESAAQASQNAAIEPFFGDTKIFIYPGYHYRIIDALVTNFHLPESTLIMLVSAFAGYQNTMSAYRQAVAEQYRFFSYGDAMFITHNPMAEQEKVG from the coding sequence ATGCGTGTTGCCGATTTTTCGTTTGAACTTCCTGAATCATTGATTGCCCATTATCCACAAGCGGAACGCAGTGGTTGCCGCCTGCTATCGCTGGACGGGGCGACGGGAAATCTGACGCACGGGGTGTTTACCGATTTGCTGGATAAACTGAATCCTGGCGATCTGCTGGTGTTCAATAACACGCGCGTAATTCCCGCTCGTTTGTTTGGCCGTAAAGCCAGCGGCGGTAAGCTGGAAGTGCTGGTAGAGCGCGTGTTGGATGAACATCGGGTGCTGGCGCACGTTCGGGCGTCAAAAGCGCCAAAGCCGGGTACGGAACTGCTGCTCGGCGATGACGAAAGCGTCAAGGCCACGATGGCCGCTCGTCACGATGCGCTATTTGAGCTGCATTTCGATGACTCCCGCGATGTCTTGTCGATTCTGAATGATATCGGCCACATGCCGTTGCCGCCTTATATCGACAGGCCTGATGAAGACGCCGACCGCGAGCTTTATCAGACCGTATATAGCCAACGTCCGGGCGCCGTAGCAGCACCAACGGCGGGCTTGCATTTTGATGAGCCGATGTTGGCCGCGCTGCGCGAGAAGGGCATCGACATGGCGTTCGTGACGCTGCACGTGGGGGCGGGGACGTTCCAGCCTGTACGCGTCGATACGATTGAAGATCACATCATGCACGCCGAATATGCCGAAGTACCGCAGGACGTCGTGGATGCGGTGCTCGCGTGCAAAGCGCGGGGAAACCGCGTGATCGCTGTTGGTACCACCTCGGTACGTTCACTGGAAAGTGCCGCACAGGCTAGCCAGAATGCGGCGATCGAACCGTTCTTCGGCGATACCAAAATTTTCATCTATCCGGGCTATCACTACCGCATTATCGATGCGCTGGTGACCAATTTCCATTTACCCGAATCGACGTTAATCATGCTGGTATCGGCCTTTGCTGGTTACCAGAACACAATGTCTGCTTACCGTCAGGCGGTGGCAGAGCAATATCGTTTTTTCAGCTACGGTGATGCGATGTTTATTACGCACAACCCGATGGCCGAACAGGAAAAAGTGGGATAA
- the proY gene encoding proline-specific permease ProY: MEQPSSKLKRGLSTRHIRFIALGSAIGTGLFYGSASAIQMAGPSVLLAYLIGGVVAYIIMRALGEMSVHNPQSSSFSRYAQDYLGPLAGYITGWTYCFEMLIVAIADVTAFGIYMGVWFPAVPHWVWVLSVVLIIGAINLMNVKAFGELEFWLSFFKVATIIIMIAAGIGIIIWGIGNGGEPTGIHNLWSNGGFFSNGVMGMILSLQLVMFAYGGVEIIGITAGEAKDPQKSIPRAINSVPWRILVFYVGTLFVIMSIYPWNQVGTNGSPFVLTFQHMGITAAAGILNFVVITASLSAINSDVFGVGRMLHGMAEQGHAPKVFSRISKRGIPWVTVVVMMTALLVAVYLNYIMPGKVFLVIASLATFATVWVWIMILFSQIAFRRRLSSDEVKALAFPLRGGIATSVFGIIFLFFIIGLIGYFPDTRVSLYVGIIWIVLLLVGYVWKKKRQNAVAA; encoded by the coding sequence ATGGAACAACCATCCTCTAAGCTCAAGCGTGGGTTAAGCACGCGGCATATCCGCTTTATTGCCCTTGGATCGGCGATCGGTACCGGTCTGTTTTATGGTTCCGCGAGTGCGATCCAAATGGCTGGCCCCAGTGTATTACTGGCTTATCTGATCGGCGGGGTTGTCGCGTATATCATCATGCGCGCACTGGGTGAGATGTCGGTGCATAACCCGCAGTCCAGCTCGTTTTCCCGCTATGCGCAGGACTATCTCGGGCCATTGGCGGGCTATATCACCGGCTGGACTTACTGCTTTGAGATGCTGATTGTCGCCATTGCCGATGTGACTGCGTTTGGCATCTATATGGGCGTCTGGTTCCCTGCCGTGCCGCACTGGGTGTGGGTTCTGAGTGTGGTACTCATCATTGGTGCCATTAACCTGATGAATGTGAAAGCCTTTGGTGAACTGGAGTTTTGGCTCTCTTTCTTCAAAGTGGCCACTATTATCATCATGATCGCGGCTGGGATCGGCATCATCATCTGGGGGATTGGCAACGGGGGCGAACCCACCGGTATCCACAATCTTTGGAGCAATGGCGGGTTCTTCAGTAACGGCGTGATGGGGATGATTCTCTCGCTGCAACTGGTGATGTTTGCGTATGGCGGCGTGGAGATTATCGGGATTACGGCTGGTGAGGCGAAAGACCCACAGAAGTCTATCCCTCGTGCGATTAACTCTGTGCCGTGGCGTATTCTGGTGTTCTATGTCGGCACGCTGTTCGTCATTATGTCGATTTACCCGTGGAATCAGGTTGGTACCAACGGAAGCCCGTTCGTACTGACGTTCCAGCATATGGGCATTACAGCGGCGGCAGGGATCCTGAACTTTGTCGTGATTACCGCGTCGCTGTCGGCGATTAACAGTGATGTCTTCGGCGTCGGCCGTATGCTGCACGGGATGGCGGAGCAGGGGCATGCACCGAAGGTGTTTAGCCGTATTTCCAAACGCGGTATCCCGTGGGTCACGGTGGTTGTGATGATGACGGCGCTGCTGGTCGCGGTGTACCTGAATTACATTATGCCCGGCAAAGTTTTCCTGGTGATTGCTTCGCTGGCAACGTTTGCAACGGTGTGGGTGTGGATCATGATTCTGTTTTCTCAGATCGCCTTCCGCCGCCGTCTGAGCTCGGATGAAGTGAAAGCGCTGGCGTTCCCGCTGCGTGGCGGTATCGCGACCTCCGTGTTCGGCATTATCTTCCTGTTCTTTATCATTGGTTTGATTGGCTACTTCCCGGACACGCGCGTGTCGCTGTATGTCGGCATCATTTGGATAGTGCTGCTTTTAGTCGGCTATGTCTGGAAGAAGAAGCGTCAGAACGCGGTAGCGGCATAG
- the secD gene encoding protein translocase subunit SecD, whose product MLNRYPLWKYLMLVVVLFVGLLYALPNLYGEDPAVQVTGARGTAASETTLIQVQNVLKEQNIASKSIALEDGAILARFSNPDIQIRAREALVNELGEKFVVALNLAPATPSWLRLLGAEPMKLGLDLRGGVHFLMEVDMDTALGKLQEQTMDSLRSDLREKNIPYASVRKIDNYGVEIRFRDAQTRDEGINYLTSRHRNLVLSSSGSNLLRAVMSDERLREAREYAVQQNINILRNRVNQLGVAEPLVQRQGADRIVVELPGIQDTARAKEILGATATLEFRLVNSNADATAAANGRVPGDSEVKNMRDGSPVVLFKRVILTGDHITDSTSSTDEYNQPQVNISLDSAGGNTMSNFTKDSIGKLMATLFVEYKDSGKKDATGRSILEKHEEVINVATIQSRLGNSFRITGIDNPNEARQLSLLLRAGALIAPIQIVEERTIGPTLGMQNITQGLEACLWGLIASILFMVFFYKKFGVIATSALVANLVLIVGVMSLLPGATLTMPGIAGIVLTLAVAVDANVLINERIKEELSNGRSVQQAIHEGYKGAFSSIVDANVTTLIKVIILYAVGTGSIKGFAITTAIGIATSMFTAIVGTRAIVNLLYGGKRINKLSI is encoded by the coding sequence GTGTTAAATCGTTATCCTTTGTGGAAGTACCTGATGCTGGTCGTGGTGTTGTTTGTCGGCCTGCTCTACGCACTTCCTAACCTATATGGTGAGGATCCGGCGGTACAAGTTACTGGCGCGCGGGGAACCGCCGCCAGCGAAACGACGCTGATCCAAGTCCAGAATGTCTTAAAAGAACAAAATATTGCCAGCAAGTCGATTGCATTGGAAGACGGTGCAATTCTGGCTCGCTTCTCTAACCCTGATATTCAGATCCGTGCGCGTGAAGCGCTCGTTAATGAGCTGGGTGAAAAGTTCGTCGTCGCACTTAACCTGGCACCGGCTACGCCAAGCTGGTTGCGGTTGTTGGGCGCTGAACCGATGAAATTGGGGCTTGACCTGCGCGGCGGCGTTCACTTCCTGATGGAAGTGGATATGGATACGGCGCTGGGTAAACTGCAAGAACAAACCATGGACTCTTTGCGCAGCGATCTGCGTGAGAAGAACATTCCTTATGCCTCTGTGCGCAAGATTGATAATTACGGCGTCGAAATTCGTTTCCGTGATGCGCAAACGCGTGATGAGGGCATCAACTATCTGACGTCTCGTCATCGCAACCTGGTTCTCAGCAGCAGCGGCAGCAACCTGCTACGCGCAGTGATGTCTGATGAACGTCTGCGTGAAGCGCGTGAATACGCCGTACAGCAGAACATCAATATCCTGCGTAACCGTGTAAACCAACTGGGTGTTGCGGAACCACTGGTACAGCGTCAGGGTGCTGACCGTATCGTCGTTGAGTTACCGGGTATTCAGGACACCGCGCGCGCGAAAGAAATTCTTGGCGCAACCGCTACGCTGGAATTCCGTCTGGTCAACAGTAATGCTGATGCGACCGCAGCGGCGAACGGCCGCGTGCCGGGCGACTCTGAAGTGAAGAACATGCGTGATGGCTCACCGGTGGTGTTGTTCAAACGCGTGATTCTGACAGGCGACCATATTACCGATTCGACATCGAGTACGGATGAATATAACCAGCCTCAGGTGAATATTTCTCTGGACAGCGCGGGTGGCAACACCATGTCCAACTTCACCAAAGACAGTATCGGCAAGCTGATGGCGACGCTCTTTGTGGAATACAAAGACAGCGGCAAGAAAGATGCAACTGGCCGCTCGATATTGGAAAAACACGAAGAAGTGATCAACGTAGCGACGATTCAGTCGCGACTGGGTAACAGTTTCCGTATTACCGGTATTGATAACCCGAACGAAGCGCGTCAGCTTTCTCTGCTGCTGCGTGCGGGGGCGCTGATTGCACCGATCCAGATCGTTGAAGAACGTACCATTGGGCCAACGCTTGGGATGCAAAACATCACTCAGGGTCTGGAAGCCTGTTTGTGGGGCTTGATCGCATCGATCCTCTTTATGGTCTTCTTCTACAAAAAATTTGGTGTTATCGCGACCAGTGCATTGGTTGCTAACCTGGTGCTGATTGTCGGCGTGATGTCGCTGCTTCCAGGGGCGACACTGACTATGCCAGGGATCGCGGGTATCGTGCTTACGCTGGCGGTTGCAGTCGATGCTAACGTACTCATTAACGAACGTATCAAGGAAGAACTCAGTAATGGTCGCTCCGTGCAACAGGCCATTCATGAGGGCTACAAAGGTGCGTTCAGTTCGATTGTTGATGCAAACGTTACGACGTTGATTAAAGTCATCATCCTGTATGCGGTTGGTACCGGTTCTATCAAAGGGTTTGCGATCACGACGGCGATTGGGATTGCGACCTCAATGTTTACGGCGATTGTCGGTACTCGTGCCATCGTTAACCTGCTTTACGGCGGTAAACGTATCAACAAGCTGTCTATCTAG
- the yajC gene encoding preprotein translocase subunit YajC: MSLFISDAVAATGAPAQGSPYSLVIMLAVFGLIFYFMILRPQQKRAKEHKKLMDSIGKGDEVLTTGGLVGRVTKVSETGYIAIALNETNEVVIKRDFVAAVLPKGTIKAL, encoded by the coding sequence ATGAGTCTTTTCATCTCCGATGCTGTAGCTGCAACCGGCGCTCCGGCTCAGGGAAGCCCGTACTCTCTGGTTATTATGCTGGCCGTTTTTGGTCTGATTTTCTACTTTATGATCCTGCGTCCTCAGCAAAAACGCGCCAAGGAACACAAAAAGTTAATGGATTCTATCGGCAAGGGCGATGAAGTCTTAACGACCGGTGGTCTGGTTGGTCGCGTAACCAAAGTGTCCGAAACTGGCTATATTGCGATTGCGTTGAACGAGACCAATGAAGTGGTTATCAAACGTGATTTCGTGGCTGCCGTGCTGCCGAAGGGCACGATTAAGGCCCTGTAA